In Microvenator marinus, one genomic interval encodes:
- a CDS encoding carbonic anhydrase — translation MNSRYEQVFENNKKWVEKKKAGDADFFVKLAAEQNPDFLFIGCSDSRVPANEIMGLEPGEVFVHRNIANLVVNTDVNCQSVIQYAVDVLNVDHIVVCGHYGCGGVLAAMQSADLGLLNGWLREVRDVYRLHAEELDAIEDVDQRYRRLVELNVREQCANVIKTAQVQRQFMSRGNPRVHGWVYDLGEGLLVDLNIPFEETLEHVRKIYRLDP, via the coding sequence ATGAACTCCAGATATGAACAGGTATTTGAAAACAACAAGAAATGGGTAGAAAAAAAGAAGGCGGGCGACGCGGATTTTTTCGTCAAACTCGCTGCGGAGCAGAACCCGGACTTTCTTTTCATCGGATGTTCGGACTCTCGAGTACCTGCCAACGAAATCATGGGACTTGAGCCAGGTGAAGTCTTCGTCCACCGTAACATCGCAAATCTCGTGGTGAATACCGATGTAAACTGCCAATCCGTGATCCAGTATGCGGTCGATGTTCTCAATGTGGACCATATCGTCGTGTGCGGACACTACGGCTGCGGAGGCGTTTTGGCCGCCATGCAATCCGCCGACCTCGGGCTCTTAAACGGATGGCTTCGCGAAGTGCGTGACGTCTACAGACTGCACGCGGAGGAGCTAGACGCCATTGAAGACGTGGACCAGAGGTACCGAAGGCTTGTGGAGCTCAACGTTCGTGAGCAGTGCGCCAATGTCATCAAGACTGCGCAGGTACAAAGACAGTTCATGAGTCGCGGCAACCCCAGAGTCCACGGCTGGGTCTACGACCTTGGAGAAGGTCTACTGGTGGATCTCAATATCCCATTCGAGGAAACTCTCGAACACGTCCGTAAAATCTATCGGCTTGACCCCTAA
- a CDS encoding PAS domain S-box protein, which produces MGHFLGQEGARLNAIYRYSVLDTPKEAEFDDFTELAAQICETPVALISIVEKERQWFKAEKGLGCRETPLSVSFCKFAIDQDAFLEIPDAKDDPRVQGLENVTRDGGIRFYAGALLRTPEGVAIGTLCVIDYVPRTLTTRQRDALAMLANKVVAALELRLAREELEVTLTARDSALERLDWEASMLAKVAEGHSLNCILEDITNGVDKLSGGARSSILLVREGRLWHGAATNLPAEYNALVHGLEIGPDVGSCGTAAWRKEPVVVKSIATDPLWNNFRFVVEQFDLRACWSRPIFGESGDVVATFALYWSHECEPTREIQTLIDRASDLVRITLQRHLRERQIKESEEKFRSTFRDAASPMAVASLEGMYLEANRAYCEMVGYEVEELSKMSVLELTHPEDRSMSDEGMKDLVAGNRENYTIEKRFVNRDGTSVWARVSVSCLRDYDQKPKSLVAVVQNITPERKAAALLEDQASLMRIAGTLARVGGWAYDPATEALFWSESIHSLVGYSGEPPKLRDVLKRYHPSDQAPLKNAMVRCLEGGDPFDLELRAQAWDGRWMHARVLGEAVRDGDGKIIKINGAFADVTEAQTLAERLSRTLESISDAFLTLDSEWKVTFMNSEAERLLQKTRDELLGKSVWAEFPEAVGGPSYNAYQRVLDTNKAERFEEYLGAIDKWLEISAHPSAEGVAVYFRDVTESRAQRERLREQAELLDRAQDAILVRDLEHNVTYWNRSAELLYGWTAEEIATQKIFNAIYADPAPFFEATASVLSRGEWVGELEQVDKDGNKIDIEGRWNLVRDDEGKPKAILAINTNITDRKRLEKQFMRAQRLETVGTLAGGIAHDLNNVLTPILMSISMLEEDEADPSRATNLGVIRTSAQRGADMVRQLLAFARGVDGEKRTVQPVEVIDEIMLMMKESFPKNIDLVLDIEENLWDIEADPTQIHQLMTNLCVNARDAMTNGGTLTVRAKQAVLDDVYVGMNPDAGIGAYVILEVEDTGVGMSQETMDRVFEPFFTTKALGKGTGLGLSTVHAIVRNHRGFLRVYSEVKRGTTFKVFLPALESSSAGTKDTKPELPRGRGETILVVDDEAPIRNVAKNTLEHYGYNVLCASNGAEAVSIYAVSGKDISLVLTDMAMPIMDGPTTVVALKSINPDVRVICSSGLDSGNSRSIAFEAGVRHFLAKPYTADNLLVMIRQVLEMS; this is translated from the coding sequence ATGGGACATTTCTTAGGACAAGAAGGGGCACGGCTTAACGCCATCTACCGGTACAGCGTGCTCGATACGCCCAAAGAGGCGGAGTTCGACGATTTTACCGAGTTGGCGGCTCAAATCTGTGAGACCCCGGTTGCGCTCATTTCAATCGTTGAAAAAGAGCGGCAATGGTTTAAGGCAGAAAAAGGTCTAGGCTGCAGAGAAACTCCGTTATCAGTATCGTTTTGTAAATTTGCGATCGATCAGGATGCCTTTCTCGAGATTCCTGACGCTAAAGATGACCCAAGGGTTCAAGGCCTTGAGAATGTGACGCGTGATGGTGGTATCCGGTTCTATGCCGGTGCGCTCCTTCGCACTCCGGAGGGAGTGGCGATTGGTACGCTCTGCGTCATCGATTACGTACCGCGGACTCTCACTACTCGGCAGCGCGATGCATTGGCTATGTTAGCCAATAAAGTTGTGGCAGCGCTGGAACTGCGCCTCGCGCGGGAGGAGCTAGAGGTCACGCTCACGGCCCGTGATTCGGCACTAGAGAGGCTCGATTGGGAAGCGTCCATGCTGGCCAAGGTCGCCGAGGGTCATTCGCTCAATTGCATTCTAGAGGATATTACAAATGGAGTGGACAAGCTTTCCGGCGGGGCCAGGTCTTCGATCCTTCTCGTGCGTGAAGGGCGTCTATGGCACGGGGCGGCAACCAACCTACCTGCCGAATACAACGCGCTCGTTCATGGCCTAGAGATTGGCCCTGATGTGGGCTCGTGTGGAACGGCGGCGTGGCGAAAAGAGCCGGTGGTTGTGAAGTCCATTGCAACCGATCCGTTATGGAACAACTTCAGATTTGTCGTGGAGCAGTTTGACCTCCGTGCATGTTGGTCTCGTCCGATTTTCGGCGAGTCAGGGGACGTTGTGGCTACATTTGCGCTCTATTGGAGTCACGAATGTGAACCAACCCGTGAAATCCAAACGTTGATCGACCGTGCCTCTGACCTCGTTCGCATCACGCTCCAAAGACACCTCCGAGAGCGCCAGATTAAGGAGTCCGAAGAAAAATTCCGGAGCACCTTCAGGGACGCAGCCTCCCCGATGGCGGTAGCGAGCCTGGAGGGGATGTATCTGGAAGCGAACCGAGCCTATTGTGAGATGGTTGGCTACGAGGTCGAAGAACTCTCCAAGATGAGTGTCCTTGAACTGACTCACCCTGAGGACCGCTCGATGAGCGACGAGGGGATGAAGGACTTGGTCGCTGGAAACCGCGAAAACTACACCATCGAAAAGCGATTTGTGAATCGTGATGGTACTTCAGTTTGGGCGCGCGTGAGCGTGTCGTGTTTGAGAGACTACGACCAGAAGCCAAAGAGCCTTGTGGCGGTCGTGCAGAACATCACACCTGAGCGTAAAGCGGCTGCATTGCTTGAGGATCAGGCATCTTTGATGCGAATTGCGGGTACTCTTGCTCGTGTGGGTGGATGGGCCTACGACCCTGCGACCGAAGCGCTCTTCTGGTCCGAATCAATACACTCACTGGTCGGATATTCAGGCGAACCTCCGAAGTTACGCGACGTGCTCAAGAGGTACCATCCATCGGATCAGGCTCCCCTGAAAAACGCCATGGTGCGTTGTTTGGAGGGAGGTGATCCTTTCGATCTTGAGCTTCGTGCGCAGGCATGGGACGGGCGTTGGATGCACGCCAGAGTGTTGGGTGAGGCAGTTCGGGACGGCGACGGTAAAATCATTAAGATCAACGGTGCTTTCGCCGATGTGACCGAGGCGCAAACTCTGGCTGAGCGATTGTCACGCACCCTTGAGTCGATATCAGATGCTTTCCTGACGCTCGACTCCGAGTGGAAAGTCACGTTTATGAACTCCGAGGCGGAGCGTCTCCTGCAAAAAACACGAGACGAGCTACTTGGGAAAAGCGTATGGGCTGAGTTTCCAGAAGCCGTTGGCGGCCCGTCCTACAACGCGTATCAACGCGTCTTGGATACGAACAAGGCTGAGAGATTCGAAGAGTACCTGGGAGCTATCGATAAATGGCTCGAGATCTCGGCTCATCCTTCGGCTGAAGGTGTCGCGGTATATTTCCGAGACGTGACCGAGAGTCGTGCGCAGCGTGAGCGTCTTCGTGAGCAAGCCGAACTTCTGGACCGTGCTCAAGATGCCATCCTGGTCCGCGATCTGGAGCATAACGTCACCTATTGGAATCGGAGCGCGGAGCTACTCTACGGTTGGACAGCCGAGGAAATTGCTACGCAGAAGATCTTCAACGCGATTTATGCGGATCCGGCACCGTTCTTTGAGGCAACCGCTTCGGTGCTGAGCCGTGGGGAATGGGTGGGTGAACTAGAACAAGTCGATAAAGATGGAAATAAGATCGATATAGAAGGGCGGTGGAATCTTGTCCGAGATGACGAGGGAAAACCCAAGGCGATCTTGGCGATCAACACGAATATCACGGACCGGAAACGCCTCGAGAAGCAATTCATGCGCGCCCAACGTCTCGAAACCGTTGGTACGCTCGCCGGTGGTATTGCGCACGACTTGAACAACGTGTTGACCCCCATTCTGATGTCGATCTCCATGCTTGAGGAAGATGAGGCTGACCCATCGCGAGCTACCAATCTAGGTGTGATACGCACCAGTGCTCAGCGTGGTGCAGATATGGTGCGCCAGCTCTTGGCTTTTGCGCGCGGTGTGGACGGGGAAAAACGAACGGTCCAACCTGTGGAAGTTATCGACGAAATCATGCTGATGATGAAGGAGTCTTTCCCTAAGAATATCGACCTTGTTTTGGATATCGAAGAGAATCTCTGGGATATCGAGGCCGACCCAACCCAGATTCATCAACTCATGACGAATCTTTGCGTCAACGCCCGAGATGCCATGACGAATGGCGGTACCTTGACCGTCCGGGCCAAACAAGCGGTTCTGGACGATGTCTACGTTGGCATGAATCCCGACGCGGGTATTGGTGCCTATGTGATTTTGGAGGTCGAAGATACCGGCGTTGGCATGTCCCAAGAGACGATGGATCGTGTGTTCGAGCCGTTCTTCACCACCAAAGCACTCGGGAAGGGTACGGGCCTTGGACTCTCGACCGTTCACGCCATCGTTCGAAATCACCGTGGCTTCTTGCGAGTCTATAGCGAGGTCAAGCGCGGGACTACGTTTAAGGTGTTCCTCCCAGCCCTCGAATCGAGCTCCGCTGGCACAAAGGACACAAAGCCGGAGCTTCCGCGTGGCCGTGGCGAGACCATCCTGGTTGTGGACGACGAAGCCCCAATCCGCAACGTGGCGAAGAATACGTTGGAGCATTACGGCTACAACGTTCTCTGCGCTTCGAACGGAGCTGAGGCTGTTTCCATTTACGCCGTCAGCGGAAAGGATATCTCACTCGTCCTCACGGATATGGCCATGCCCATCATGGACGGCCCAACCACGGTGGTGGCACTAAAATCCATCAATCCTGACGTTCGGGTGATTTGTTCGTCCGGCCTTGATTCGGGCAATAGCCGTTCGATTGCTTTTGAGGCCGGCGTTCGGCATTTCCTGGCCAAGCCTTATACTGCAGATAATCTACTGGTTATGATCCGCCAGGTTTTGGAAATGTCATAG
- a CDS encoding glutathione peroxidase, which yields MGSIEFSTEITTLGGKSKTLEDYKGSVILVVNTASKCGFTPQYKGLEALYQKYKDQGLVVLGFPCNQFGKQEPGSESEIQEFCQINYGVSFPMHAKVDVNGSDTHPLFKQLKSAAPGLLGTEAIKWNFTKFLIDRQGNVVERYGSNTDPADIAPKIESLL from the coding sequence ATGGGTTCTATCGAATTTTCTACGGAAATCACGACTCTGGGCGGCAAAAGCAAAACCCTTGAAGACTATAAGGGTTCCGTGATTTTGGTCGTCAATACGGCCTCAAAATGTGGGTTTACGCCGCAGTACAAGGGGCTCGAGGCTCTCTATCAGAAGTACAAGGACCAAGGGCTCGTCGTGCTCGGATTTCCTTGCAATCAATTCGGAAAACAAGAGCCTGGCTCCGAGTCTGAAATTCAAGAGTTTTGCCAAATCAACTACGGTGTGAGCTTTCCGATGCACGCCAAGGTCGATGTGAACGGCTCCGACACTCACCCACTCTTTAAGCAGCTCAAATCGGCAGCTCCAGGCTTACTCGGCACGGAAGCCATCAAGTGGAATTTCACCAAGTTTCTCATCGACCGCCAGGGAAATGTTGTGGAGCGATACGGCTCAAACACTGACCCTGCCGATATCGCCCCAAAGATCGAGTCCTTGCTCTAG
- a CDS encoding TIGR00266 family protein — MNHQITHDPSFSMLRVDLQPGEILVTEAGAMAAKSDHVQMEAKLTVRPDAGLGTTVGALFAAVIRRFLGGESFFVTHYSTSQPGTVWVTPTMSGSIVHRRLEAGQTIMLSAGAYVASTGDLDVMVQYGGIRGILAKEGAFFLKVVGNGGDLWFNSFGGIEAIDVNGSYMVDNGHIVGWEGNLQFDIKSAGGGLMGMMASGEGLVCEFNGQGRVYIQTRNMGSIISWLLPMMPS; from the coding sequence GTGAATCATCAAATCACTCACGACCCGTCCTTTTCCATGCTTCGCGTGGATTTGCAGCCGGGAGAAATTCTTGTGACGGAGGCCGGCGCTATGGCCGCCAAATCCGATCACGTTCAAATGGAAGCCAAACTCACGGTCCGTCCGGACGCGGGCCTTGGAACCACAGTCGGGGCCCTCTTCGCAGCGGTCATCCGAAGGTTCTTGGGCGGTGAGAGTTTCTTCGTTACCCACTATTCCACGAGCCAGCCAGGTACGGTTTGGGTCACGCCAACCATGAGCGGATCCATCGTCCACAGACGACTCGAAGCCGGCCAGACCATCATGCTTTCCGCGGGTGCCTATGTGGCGTCCACCGGAGATCTCGACGTGATGGTCCAATACGGCGGCATCCGTGGAATCCTCGCCAAAGAAGGCGCCTTTTTCCTCAAAGTTGTCGGCAACGGTGGAGACCTCTGGTTCAATAGTTTCGGCGGAATCGAAGCTATCGACGTCAACGGCTCATACATGGTCGACAACGGCCATATCGTGGGCTGGGAAGGTAATCTGCAGTTTGACATCAAGTCCGCGGGCGGCGGATTGATGGGCATGATGGCCTCCGGCGAAGGACTCGTTTGCGAGTTCAACGGCCAAGGACGCGTCTACATCCAAACACGAAATATGGGTTCAATCATTAGCTGGTTGCTCCCAATGATGCCGAGTTAG
- a CDS encoding TIGR00266 family protein, with translation MKCELLYQPVSTMARVTLDPNESFLVEPGAMVGMSPNLNMTTGMASSNSGGGLLGKIASAAGRLLTGESFFQNTYTAQGGPGELLLAHTLPGDMVKIPVPQQGLKMQSAGFIASTTGVNLQAEFGGARSFFGGEGLFLINVTANGPNQEILVGSFGGIQELQCDGNLVIDTGHLVAWDASLNFNVTKAAGGWIASYLSGEGLVCRFQGQGRIWIQTRNPNEFGTTLGKMLPPRTN, from the coding sequence ATGAAATGTGAATTATTATATCAACCCGTCAGCACCATGGCGCGGGTCACTTTGGACCCGAACGAGTCGTTCCTCGTGGAACCTGGCGCGATGGTCGGAATGTCTCCAAACCTCAACATGACCACGGGCATGGCCTCGTCGAACTCCGGCGGTGGACTGCTCGGAAAAATCGCGAGTGCAGCTGGTCGGCTCCTCACCGGTGAGTCTTTTTTCCAGAACACCTACACCGCTCAAGGTGGCCCAGGTGAACTTCTCCTCGCGCACACGCTGCCTGGAGATATGGTGAAGATTCCGGTTCCTCAACAAGGCCTCAAGATGCAGTCCGCGGGCTTCATCGCCAGTACGACGGGTGTCAACCTTCAGGCTGAGTTCGGTGGTGCACGCTCTTTCTTTGGTGGCGAGGGCCTCTTCCTCATCAACGTCACCGCCAATGGGCCAAACCAAGAGATTTTGGTCGGCTCCTTCGGAGGCATCCAAGAACTCCAATGTGACGGCAATCTCGTCATCGATACCGGTCACCTTGTGGCGTGGGATGCTTCACTAAACTTCAATGTGACCAAAGCAGCAGGCGGCTGGATCGCCTCGTATCTCTCGGGCGAAGGCCTCGTTTGTAGGTTCCAAGGTCAGGGGCGTATCTGGATTCAAACCAGAAACCCCAACGAATTTGGCACCACGCTTGGCAAAATGCTCCCACCTCGAACCAACTAA
- a CDS encoding TIGR00266 family protein, which produces MQYEIRQRPNFSIAKVVFDTPGEQLVVEAAAMVAKDSSIQMQTNMRGGLMGAAKRKLLGGESLFQNTFTSTRPGETIWVAPAAEGDLLPFDMDGQRSVFMSSGNYVASGPGITLDTAFQGAKGFFSGTSLFMIEAKGQGPLILGSYGAIHPVKVGPQGYLVDNNHIVAFTQGLNYSIRKVGGLRSLFKGGEGLICEFKGEGTVWVATRSSSALAAFVHPFRTVQSKS; this is translated from the coding sequence ATGCAATACGAAATACGTCAAAGACCCAATTTCAGCATCGCCAAAGTCGTGTTCGACACCCCAGGCGAGCAGCTCGTAGTCGAGGCAGCAGCAATGGTTGCAAAGGACTCGAGCATTCAGATGCAGACCAATATGCGCGGCGGTCTTATGGGTGCAGCCAAGCGCAAGTTACTAGGTGGTGAAAGCCTCTTTCAGAACACCTTCACGTCCACCCGACCCGGCGAAACCATTTGGGTAGCGCCTGCCGCTGAAGGCGACCTCTTGCCCTTTGATATGGACGGCCAACGCTCCGTCTTCATGTCTTCCGGAAACTACGTCGCGTCTGGCCCAGGAATCACGCTTGATACCGCATTCCAAGGCGCCAAAGGCTTCTTTAGTGGCACGAGCCTCTTCATGATCGAGGCCAAAGGCCAAGGTCCACTAATCCTTGGAAGCTATGGCGCGATTCACCCAGTCAAAGTGGGTCCGCAGGGATACCTGGTAGATAATAACCATATCGTGGCGTTCACTCAGGGATTGAACTACAGCATCCGAAAAGTCGGTGGCTTGCGTTCGCTCTTCAAAGGTGGCGAAGGTCTAATCTGCGAGTTCAAAGGGGAAGGCACCGTGTGGGTTGCCACACGCTCTTCTTCAGCGCTCGCCGCATTTGTACATCCTTTCCGTACCGTACAATCAAAGTCCTAG
- a CDS encoding DUF808 domain-containing protein: MAGANLLTLIDDIATMLDDVAILTKVAAKKTAGVLGDDLALNAQQVSGVVTDRELPVVWAVAKGSALNKAILVPAALGINFIAPWAVTPLLMLGGAFLCYEGFEKVVHKFFHKEEQPEEGETLQHLMNSSPEEVAEFEKNKVKGAIRTDFILSAEIIVISLGTVQASPFMTQLGVLTTISVLMTVGVYGLVAGIVKLDDVGLHLTQKPSAALAAFGRGIVRFSPILMKLLGIAGTVAMFLVGGDIMAHGIPGAMDLSATIAAASGPLAFITPTLFSGLIGVLTGAVVLGLVTFVKRLKPTAKAPST, encoded by the coding sequence ATGGCTGGCGCGAATCTGCTCACTCTTATCGACGACATCGCCACAATGCTGGACGATGTCGCCATCTTGACCAAAGTCGCGGCAAAGAAGACCGCAGGTGTGCTCGGTGATGACCTTGCGCTCAACGCACAACAGGTCTCAGGGGTTGTCACCGACCGAGAATTGCCCGTGGTTTGGGCTGTGGCTAAAGGGTCCGCGCTAAACAAGGCGATACTTGTCCCGGCCGCACTCGGAATCAATTTCATCGCCCCATGGGCTGTGACCCCCTTGCTCATGCTCGGTGGCGCATTCCTTTGCTACGAGGGCTTTGAAAAGGTCGTCCATAAATTCTTCCATAAGGAAGAGCAACCCGAAGAGGGTGAAACACTGCAACACCTCATGAATTCTAGCCCCGAAGAGGTTGCAGAGTTTGAAAAGAACAAAGTCAAAGGCGCCATCCGCACAGACTTTATTCTTTCCGCCGAGATCATCGTGATCTCGCTCGGCACGGTTCAGGCCTCGCCGTTCATGACCCAACTTGGTGTACTGACGACCATCTCGGTGCTCATGACCGTGGGCGTGTACGGGCTCGTGGCTGGTATCGTTAAACTAGACGACGTGGGCCTCCACCTCACCCAGAAGCCGAGCGCGGCTCTTGCTGCGTTTGGGCGCGGCATTGTGCGTTTCTCCCCAATCCTGATGAAGCTCCTCGGAATCGCCGGTACAGTAGCTATGTTCTTGGTGGGTGGAGATATCATGGCGCACGGTATCCCTGGCGCGATGGACCTTTCAGCTACCATCGCTGCGGCTTCTGGCCCGCTAGCCTTCATCACCCCTACCTTATTCTCTGGGCTCATCGGTGTACTGACCGGAGCCGTAGTCTTGGGTTTGGTGACATTCGTCAAGAGGTTGAAGCCGACCGCAAAGGCTCCTTCAACATAA
- a CDS encoding myxococcus cysteine-rich repeat containing protein has translation MVKSIRNLLPILLLGACAPIDDANEGVDPVDECVFCDDKADAFGISRNSYLAYGIVHLANNASLSVLDDDVPLDARAAQGIVNQRPFEFIEEVDTVPYVGKVAFNNMASYVQDNGLVPFCGDGQVQNLLEACDDGNQADGDGCSSTCEVESGSTNTFFAEQPELIKGDAIGVALVDANGFYFRTRTLESLRVDGELLELLERADGIIANREEDESIDWDELKILSQEPFYSSLFADEKAALAQAWELLRINTAPTAVVEYYGDVHTTYPYDVKIERPGPVEVYTVVDISSADSNAAVRRLQQLPGLNRDGDPNTVELYDLEKGIEDFYQVFTQSELDSFERSIQRMFDTALPSSGGEFVIEYDFLPEPSTQREIVTEFDGWEFSFTASRELHYDAIDGGSGYYDTSFDGNLQVKASLKTMLKYNGKSAWFCGGWNMCSSRPFRFEGVRWQRLNGTQTYPNERGLMLMEYWKDGERIYNRLVEFKQSFMEWERTSYMNEYMGARPQLKTGQPLSFRKIGTHRYNGDYYNRYRLNEVSTVFHRNLTRFFPESADMIRTRLPMGRYQEFEGVSLDIHSSGNAIAYFDGCTLPFKFQDGHLETDKCNNGRKAKIYFSNGGAELLVMGSNTKRIHITTPYSQYETLELDRSDYVIRNTLAP, from the coding sequence ATGGTTAAATCAATTCGAAATCTTCTCCCAATTCTTCTACTTGGCGCGTGTGCTCCAATCGACGACGCAAATGAAGGTGTTGACCCAGTCGATGAATGTGTCTTCTGCGACGACAAGGCCGACGCCTTCGGCATCTCCAGAAACTCCTACCTCGCCTACGGGATCGTACACCTCGCGAACAACGCGAGCTTGAGTGTCCTCGATGACGATGTCCCACTTGATGCTCGTGCTGCGCAGGGAATCGTAAACCAACGTCCATTCGAGTTTATCGAAGAGGTAGACACAGTCCCCTATGTTGGGAAGGTCGCCTTCAACAACATGGCTTCATACGTTCAAGACAACGGACTCGTCCCCTTCTGCGGGGATGGTCAGGTGCAAAACCTGCTCGAAGCATGTGATGACGGCAATCAGGCAGATGGCGATGGTTGCTCATCAACGTGCGAGGTCGAGTCAGGGTCTACAAACACTTTCTTTGCTGAGCAGCCTGAACTGATAAAAGGTGATGCCATTGGAGTCGCCCTTGTGGACGCAAACGGCTTTTACTTCAGAACTCGGACCCTGGAGAGCCTGAGGGTCGACGGCGAGCTCTTGGAGCTACTGGAGCGCGCTGACGGTATTATTGCGAACCGTGAAGAAGACGAGAGCATCGACTGGGACGAGCTTAAGATTCTCTCTCAAGAGCCATTTTACAGCTCGCTCTTTGCGGACGAAAAGGCGGCACTTGCACAAGCCTGGGAGCTGCTTCGCATCAATACTGCGCCAACGGCCGTCGTCGAATACTACGGGGATGTTCATACCACCTATCCGTACGACGTGAAGATCGAGCGACCTGGTCCTGTTGAAGTCTACACGGTGGTCGATATCTCAAGCGCAGACTCAAATGCAGCTGTACGTCGCCTCCAGCAGCTTCCTGGATTGAATCGAGACGGCGACCCGAACACGGTCGAACTCTACGACCTCGAAAAGGGCATCGAAGACTTCTATCAGGTCTTCACTCAATCTGAACTCGACAGCTTCGAGCGCAGCATCCAACGAATGTTCGACACTGCGCTTCCATCCTCTGGAGGTGAGTTTGTCATCGAGTATGACTTCTTGCCCGAGCCTTCGACTCAGCGCGAAATCGTCACCGAATTCGATGGTTGGGAGTTTTCATTCACCGCATCTCGAGAGCTTCACTACGACGCAATCGACGGCGGCAGTGGATACTACGACACATCTTTTGACGGAAACCTGCAAGTCAAAGCAAGCCTCAAAACCATGCTCAAGTACAACGGAAAGTCAGCGTGGTTTTGCGGCGGTTGGAACATGTGTTCGAGCCGGCCATTCCGATTTGAGGGCGTCAGATGGCAACGCCTAAACGGCACACAAACGTACCCGAACGAGCGCGGACTTATGCTCATGGAGTACTGGAAAGACGGTGAGCGCATCTACAACCGACTCGTGGAGTTCAAGCAATCTTTCATGGAGTGGGAGAGAACATCCTACATGAACGAGTACATGGGCGCTCGACCACAACTGAAGACCGGGCAGCCGCTCTCGTTCCGAAAGATCGGGACTCATCGCTACAATGGCGACTACTACAATCGCTACCGTCTCAACGAAGTCAGCACGGTCTTTCATCGAAACCTAACCCGCTTCTTCCCAGAAAGTGCCGACATGATTCGTACACGGTTGCCGATGGGGCGTTACCAGGAGTTCGAAGGGGTCTCGCTTGACATACATTCCTCGGGCAACGCGATCGCCTACTTCGATGGCTGCACATTGCCCTTCAAGTTCCAAGACGGGCACTTGGAGACCGACAAGTGCAATAACGGCAGAAAGGCTAAGATCTACTTCTCCAACGGAGGCGCCGAACTCTTGGTGATGGGTTCAAACACCAAGCGAATTCATATCACCACACCCTATTCGCAGTACGAAACTCTTGAGCTCGACCGTTCCGACTACGTGATTCGAAATACCTTGGCTCCGTGA
- a CDS encoding PLP-dependent cysteine synthase family protein, which produces MRVINDISEMVGNTPMIRLNKLFRDSPAEIYGKLELFNPMSVKDRPVKFIIDRAIAEGRIKPGAELVEASSGNTAIALAMVGAAHGFPVKIFMSELCSEERFKILNTFGATVVLTPGVEHTKGSRERAIAYCEEKPGERFFVNQHSNPNNGDAHEATTGPEIWEQLNGELDIMVIGLGTSGTFEGLSRFFKSRDRDVKIVGFEPAASPVYAGGQMGKHKLVGIGPGFVTENFERGRSRLDELYHVTDEAAFAMTKELALREGIMAGVTAGASLWVAKELAAKPENAGKKICSIICDSGERYLSVAGLFPADKVERMA; this is translated from the coding sequence GTGAGAGTTATCAACGATATTAGCGAGATGGTGGGCAACACGCCCATGATCCGATTGAATAAACTTTTCCGAGATTCCCCGGCCGAAATCTATGGAAAGCTTGAGCTCTTCAATCCGATGTCGGTCAAAGACCGTCCGGTGAAGTTCATCATTGATCGCGCCATCGCTGAGGGCCGTATCAAGCCAGGCGCTGAGTTGGTTGAGGCGAGCAGCGGAAACACCGCAATTGCGCTCGCCATGGTAGGCGCCGCGCACGGCTTTCCTGTCAAAATCTTCATGAGCGAGCTTTGTAGCGAAGAGCGTTTCAAGATCCTCAACACCTTTGGCGCAACGGTCGTTTTGACGCCTGGCGTTGAACACACCAAAGGGTCTAGGGAACGTGCCATCGCCTATTGTGAAGAGAAGCCGGGTGAGCGGTTCTTCGTCAATCAGCACTCTAACCCCAACAATGGCGACGCCCACGAAGCTACGACTGGCCCAGAGATTTGGGAGCAACTCAACGGCGAACTGGATATCATGGTGATTGGGCTTGGCACTTCGGGCACGTTCGAAGGGCTGTCCCGATTCTTCAAGAGCCGCGATCGTGATGTCAAAATCGTTGGTTTTGAGCCCGCTGCAAGTCCTGTCTATGCAGGTGGTCAGATGGGGAAACACAAATTGGTTGGAATTGGTCCTGGTTTTGTGACCGAGAATTTTGAGCGAGGCCGCTCAAGGCTTGACGAGCTCTATCATGTGACAGACGAGGCCGCTTTCGCGATGACCAAAGAGCTGGCGCTGCGAGAAGGAATCATGGCCGGCGTGACAGCCGGTGCCTCCCTTTGGGTGGCGAAAGAGCTCGCGGCCAAACCGGAGAACGCCGGCAAAAAGATATGTTCGATCATCTGCGATAGCGGTGAGCGATATCTTTCAGTGGCTGGCCTTTTCCCGGCCGATAAAGTCGAGCGCATGGCCTAG